From the genome of Salvelinus fontinalis isolate EN_2023a chromosome 20, ASM2944872v1, whole genome shotgun sequence, one region includes:
- the LOC129817556 gene encoding myristoylated alanine-rich C-kinase substrate-like has product MGAQFSKTAANGETAVEKPGEAATSPTKTNGQENGHLKVNGDASPAAAEAGKEVQANGSTTAEEAPKEEAAPAEVAAVDGVKTENAEIVSPAAEGEATKPEGATASTSNETPKKKKKRFSFKKSFKLSGFSFKKTKKETGDGAEGEEAAVSTEEAKAETAEAPEVAAEGEEAKPAEGEAAPTAAEEEAKETASPAEAKPEETAAAPAEEAKVAQATEEPKAEEKPAEPAAAEEAPISEEAAPATEAASSPEAPVTAEAAVE; this is encoded by the exons ATGGGAGCGCAATTCTCCAAGACAGCTGCAAATGGCGAAACCGCGGTTGAAAAGCCTGGAGAGGCTGCCACTTCACCAACCAAGACCAATGGACAG GAAAATGGCCATTTGAAAGTGAATGGGGATGCCTCTCCTGCAGCTGCCGAGGCAGGCAAAGAGGTGCAGGCCAATGGCAGCACCACAGCTGAGGAGGCTCCAAAAGAGGAGGCTGCACCTGCAGAAGTGGCGGCAGTAGATGGGGTGAAGACAGAGAATGCAGAGATTGTGTCTCCAGCAGCCGAGGGTGAGGCCACCAAGCCGGAGGGAGCCACGGCTTCAACCAGCAACGAGACccccaaaaagaagaagaagcgcTTCTCATTCAAAAAGTCCTTCAAGCTCAGCGGCTTCTCCTTCAAGAAGACCAAAAAGGAGACTGGCGATGGGGCAGAGGGTGAGGAGGCTGCTGTGTCCACTGAGGAGGCCAAGGCTGAGACAGCCGAGGCCCCAGAGGTCGCGGCAGAGGGTGAGGAGGCCAAGCCTGCTGAGGGAGAGGCTGCACCCACTGCTGCTGAGGAGGAGGCTAAGGAAACAGCTAGCCCTGCAGAGGCCAAGCCTGAGGAAACAGCAGCAGCCCCCGCTGAGGAGGCCAAGGTAGCCCAAGCCACCGAGGAGCCAAAAGCAGAAGAGAAGCCAGCCGAGCCTGCTGCTGCAGAGGAGGCACCCATCTCGGAGGAGGCTGCACCTGCAACAGAGGCTGCATCCAGTCCAGAAGCCCCCGTTACTGCAGAAGCTGCTGTTGAGTAA